The DNA segment CGCCTCCCCGGCGCTCGCTCCAACGCCATTTCGAAAGCTGCAGCAGCCCCGTCGTAGTCCTCCACCTCCAGCAACATCTCCCCCAGTAGCTCAGCCGACGGCTTGGCTATCTCAGGAGGACCGAACGCGAACGGAAGACTACTCTCAACAGCCACGACATCGCGAAGCTCCTCAATAGCCAGATCGAGCTTGCCCTCCGCATGATCGACCACAGCGATCAACTCCGAAGTCATCACCCCTGCCGCACCTGTGTCTTCGTTCTCGCCAGCTTCATCAAGACGGAGAAGAATCACATTCAGTTCGTCTCGCGCGAGGTCCAGCTCGCCGCGACGCGCCGCCGCATAGCCCGTCGAAAAATGATTCGCCACAAATGCGACGAGGCCAAGATCGGAAACATCCACGGCTAGATCTACCGCCGGCCCTTCCCACTCCTCCGTCTCGATGATATGATGTGCCCGCATCCGCGCAAGATGAAATCGTGTACCGCGCGTCCCCGCCACATCATTGTCTGCCACCATCTGGTCGAGCTTCGCAGCCGCCTCGTCAAACCGCCCCTGCTGAAGAAGACCATAGTGTAACCACATCAGCGCGTGGAAGCTCTTGTCTCCGGCGCCGAGTCCCTTTCGCTCCATTCGCCGCACCGACGCTGCCCACGACTCCTCGTTCGACGCCACCACATCATCCCACATTCCAAGCGCGACGAAGATGTGCGATGGCATGTGCAACGCGTGCGTTGCGTCAGGAGCAATCCCGGCGTACACGCGGGCGGGCCTCAGACCGAGTGGTGCGTGAACTGGATCGTCATATGCATGGATCAGATAATGAACGGCGCCCGGATGTTCGCGATTGACCTCGAACACCTGCTCAGCGATGCCCGCCGCTTTCATGTAGGCCACGAAGTCGCGGCCATCGTCTACCGCACCGAGAATCGACAGGGCATAAAACGATGCGGCCTCCAGGTCGTCCGGATAGGCCTCATAAACCCGGCGCATCCGATCCCGATATGCGCGCTGTCGGTCCACACGCTCGCCCTCACCGTAAAGTAACTCGACCGCATCCAGGTAGTCGCGCTCTCGTTGGGTCAGAGCCTTCTGTTGTCGCTCCTCCGGTGTTCCGCCAAGTCGATCGAGAATCGCACGACCCTCATCCAGAAACTGCTGACCCCAGATCACCCGATTTCGGGTCATCGCCTCGCCCCAGTACGCCATGG comes from the Rhodothermales bacterium genome and includes:
- a CDS encoding tetratricopeptide repeat protein; protein product: MDLRISPRLVYRNLSCGFLVAILAVCTVPRADAQLGSIDFPTSAGDEAHREFHRGVLLLHSFEYDDAAEAFRAAQDLEPDFAMAYWGEAMTRNRVIWGQQFLDEGRAILDRLGGTPEERQQKALTQRERDYLDAVELLYGEGERVDRQRAYRDRMRRVYEAYPDDLEAASFYALSILGAVDDGRDFVAYMKAAGIAEQVFEVNREHPGAVHYLIHAYDDPVHAPLGLRPARVYAGIAPDATHALHMPSHIFVALGMWDDVVASNEESWAASVRRMERKGLGAGDKSFHALMWLHYGLLQQGRFDEAAAKLDQMVADNDVAGTRGTRFHLARMRAHHIIETEEWEGPAVDLAVDVSDLGLVAFVANHFSTGYAAARRGELDLARDELNVILLRLDEAGENEDTGAAGVMTSELIAVVDHAEGKLDLAIEELRDVVAVESSLPFAFGPPEIAKPSAELLGEMLLEVEDYDGAAAAFEMALERAPGRR